A section of the Falco rusticolus isolate bFalRus1 chromosome Z, bFalRus1.pri, whole genome shotgun sequence genome encodes:
- the POLI gene encoding DNA polymerase iota isoform X4, which produces MEPFAPPTEEDEDDWLRPQPGGEAAAPAPSGHSKSVSARSTARRVIVHIDLDCFYAQVEIIRNPELRDKPLGVQQKYIVVTCNYAARKLGVKKLMSVKDAKEKCPQLILVNGEDLTPYREMSYKVTELLGEFCPLVERLGFDENFVDITEIVKERVNQLQQSRCSRVCVSGHVYNNQAINLHDTTHLGLVVGSQIAGEFREAIYARLGLTGCAGVASNKLLSKLVSGTFKPNQQTVLLPESCQDLLCSLDCIQKVPGIGYKTTKRLETLGVKNVCDLQAFPPAMLEKELGVSIAQRIQKLSYGEDDSPVTPSGPPQSFSDEDSFKKCSSEVEIKEKIEELLPNLLDRIYKDGRQPHTVRLTIRQFSSTDKCFNRESRQCPIPPHLVQKFGKDLSFPTSNCNSFDTSFRLG; this is translated from the exons ATGGAGCCTTTCGCGCCGCCCACGGAGGAGGATGAGGACGACTGGCTTCGGCCGCAGCCGGGCGGCGAGGCCGCTGCGCCCGCCCCGT caggccACAGCAAGTCCGTATCAGCAAGAAGCACAGCACGCAGAGTGATTGTGCACATTGACTTGGACTGCTTTTATGCACAAGTAGAAATTATCCGTAATCCTGAATTAAGAGACAAGCCTTTAG gtgtGCAACAGAAATACATCGTAGTTACCTGTAACTATGCAGCCAGAAAACTTGGAGTTAAGAAACTGATGTCTGTCAAGGATGCTAAGGAGAAGTGTCCTCAGCTGATCCTGGTTAATGGGGAAGATCTAACTCCATACAGGGAAATGTCGTACAAGGTTACAG AGCTGTTGGGGGAATTTTGTCCGCTGGTGGAAAGGCTTGGGTTTGATGAAAATTTTGTGGATATCACAGAGATTGTGAAGGAAAGAGTAAACCAGTTACAGCAAAGCAGATGTTCCAGAGTCTGTGTGTCTGGCCATGTATACAACAACCAAG ctaTCAATTTGCATGATACAACGCACTTAGGACTAGTTGTTGGATCTCAGATTGCAGGAGAGTTCAGGGAAGCCATATATGCGAGACTGGGCCTCACAGGCTGTGCAGGGGTGGCCTCTAACAAATTACTGTCAAAACTAGTATCTGGGACCTTTAAACCAAATCAGCAAACTGTTCTTCTGCCTGAAAGCTGTCAAGATCTACTATGCAGCCTTGATTGCATCCAAAAAGTGCCTG GCATTGGCTACAAAACTACCAAACGTCTTGAAACCCTTGGTGTTAAGAACGTGTGTGATCTTCAAGCATTTCCACCTGCCATGTTAGAGAAAGAACTGGGTGTTTCTATTGCTCAGCGTATCCAAAAACTCAGTTACGGAGAAGATGACTCCCCTGTGACTCCATCAGGCCCTCCTCAG tcctttagTGATgaagattcttttaaaaaatgttcatcAGAAGtggaaattaaagagaaaattgaAGAACTGCTTCCTAACCTATTAGACAG AATATACAAAGATGGAAGACAACCACACACAGTAAGATTGACCATCCGTCAGTTCTCCTCAACTGATAAATGCTTTAACCGGGAAAGTCGTCAGTGTCCTATTCCACCTCATCTCGTTCAGAAATTTGGAAAAG